From Actinoplanes oblitus, a single genomic window includes:
- a CDS encoding FAD-binding oxidoreductase translates to MPALDELTTPAGAGDTVGGVPARLVAAPRDTAEAAALITAARGLSVVIRGGGTKLDWGVPPRELDLIIDTRRLTGVVEHAAGDLITVVRAGTPMAELHELPDQQLALDAPPAATAGGTVAANASGPRRLRYGTARDLLIGITVVRPDGTVTRAGGKVVKNVAGYDLGKLYTGAFGTLGLITECVFRLHPVPAAALFVRATAPPGHAARILGGQFAASACEVNAAPGAEPELAVLLEGTATGVRQRAAAVAAVLGGEVSDTRPEWWDVLPWPAGGVGIKLTGTLSQVPALVATAVGAGATVRGSAGAGVLYAGFPPGGACPDACVEAGRAVELLRAAAVRAGGHAVVLTAPAGVRETLDMWGPVPGLALMRRVKDQFDPGHRFAPGRFVGGI, encoded by the coding sequence ATGCCGGCCCTGGACGAGCTGACCACCCCGGCCGGCGCCGGCGACACGGTCGGCGGGGTGCCGGCCCGGCTGGTGGCCGCGCCGCGGGACACCGCCGAGGCGGCCGCGCTGATCACCGCCGCCCGAGGGCTCAGCGTGGTGATCCGCGGCGGCGGGACCAAGCTGGACTGGGGTGTCCCGCCCCGCGAGCTGGACCTGATCATCGACACCCGGCGGCTGACCGGGGTGGTCGAGCACGCCGCCGGCGACCTGATCACCGTGGTCCGGGCCGGCACCCCGATGGCCGAGCTGCACGAGCTGCCCGACCAGCAGCTCGCGCTGGACGCGCCACCCGCCGCGACGGCCGGCGGCACTGTCGCGGCGAACGCGTCGGGTCCGCGCCGCCTGCGTTACGGCACGGCCCGCGACCTGCTGATCGGCATCACCGTGGTGCGCCCGGACGGGACCGTCACCAGGGCCGGCGGCAAGGTGGTCAAGAACGTCGCCGGTTATGACCTGGGCAAGCTCTACACCGGCGCCTTCGGCACCCTCGGGCTGATCACCGAGTGCGTCTTCCGGTTGCATCCGGTTCCGGCCGCCGCCCTTTTCGTACGCGCTACCGCCCCGCCCGGCCACGCCGCCCGGATCCTGGGTGGCCAGTTCGCCGCCAGCGCGTGCGAGGTGAACGCGGCGCCCGGCGCGGAGCCGGAGCTCGCCGTGCTCCTGGAGGGCACCGCGACCGGCGTGCGGCAGCGGGCCGCCGCCGTCGCCGCGGTGCTCGGCGGCGAGGTGTCCGATACCCGGCCGGAGTGGTGGGACGTGCTGCCCTGGCCCGCCGGCGGCGTCGGGATCAAGCTGACCGGCACGCTGTCACAGGTCCCGGCGCTGGTGGCGACGGCGGTCGGGGCCGGCGCGACGGTCCGCGGCTCGGCCGGGGCCGGAGTGCTCTACGCCGGCTTCCCGCCCGGCGGCGCCTGCCCGGACGCGTGTGTCGAGGCCGGGCGAGCCGTCGAGCTGCTGCGCGCGGCGGCGGTCCGGGCCGGCGGGCACGCGGTGGTGCTGACCGCGCCGGCCGGGGTGCGGGAGACCCTCGACATGTGGGGGCCGGTGCCCGGACTGGCGCTGATGCGCCGGGTGAAGGACCAGTTCGATCCGGGGCATCGGTTCGCGCCCGGCCGTTTCGTGGGAGGCATCTGA
- a CDS encoding FAD-linked oxidase C-terminal domain-containing protein, whose protein sequence is MTSIDALAARLRAAIGSSRVLTDRQELRTYECDGLAHYKVIPALVALPATAAQVAAVVRECAAAGVPFVARGSGTGLSGGALPHAEGVLIVTSQLREILDVRPDDERAVVQPGVINLQVTKAATPHGYYYAPDPSSQQICSIGGNVAENSGGAHCLKYGFTTNHVTGVEVVTPDGESVRLGGLAPDVPGYDLLGTFVGSEGTLGVATEVTVKLTRLPEAVRTLLAGFASTDQAGAATSAIIAAGVVPAAIEMMDALAIEAAEAAVRCGYPAGAGAVLIVELDGPAAEVDAQFDEVSALCVEHGAFETRIAADDTERALIWRGRKSAFAAVGRISPDYIVQDGVIPRTALPEVLRRIGEVAAEHGVRVANVFHAGDGNLHPLVLFDDAVPGQAERAETVSGAILELCIEHGGSITGEHGVGVDKATFMPRMFSDADLDTMQLLRCAFDPDGIANPGKVFPTPRLCGERPGRRQGTHPRHTPDVAEIF, encoded by the coding sequence ATGACCAGCATCGATGCTCTGGCGGCTCGGCTGCGGGCCGCCATCGGTTCGTCCCGGGTCCTGACCGACCGGCAGGAGCTGCGGACCTACGAGTGCGACGGCCTCGCTCACTACAAGGTCATCCCGGCCCTGGTCGCCCTCCCGGCCACCGCCGCTCAGGTCGCCGCGGTGGTCCGGGAGTGCGCCGCGGCCGGCGTGCCGTTCGTGGCCCGTGGCTCCGGCACCGGCCTGTCCGGCGGGGCACTCCCCCATGCCGAGGGCGTGCTGATCGTGACCTCCCAGCTGCGCGAGATCCTCGACGTCCGGCCCGACGACGAGCGTGCCGTCGTCCAGCCCGGCGTGATCAACCTGCAGGTCACCAAGGCCGCCACCCCGCACGGTTACTACTACGCCCCCGACCCGTCCAGCCAGCAGATCTGCTCGATCGGCGGCAACGTCGCGGAGAACTCCGGCGGGGCGCACTGCCTGAAATACGGCTTCACCACCAACCACGTCACGGGCGTCGAGGTGGTCACCCCGGACGGCGAGTCGGTCCGGCTCGGTGGCCTCGCGCCGGACGTCCCGGGTTACGACCTGCTCGGCACGTTCGTCGGCTCGGAGGGCACGCTCGGGGTGGCCACCGAGGTCACGGTCAAGCTGACCCGGCTGCCCGAGGCGGTCCGCACCCTGCTCGCCGGGTTCGCCTCCACCGACCAGGCCGGCGCCGCCACCTCGGCGATCATCGCGGCCGGCGTGGTCCCGGCCGCGATCGAGATGATGGACGCGCTGGCCATCGAGGCCGCCGAGGCCGCCGTCAGGTGTGGCTATCCGGCGGGCGCGGGCGCGGTGCTCATCGTCGAGCTGGACGGGCCGGCCGCCGAGGTGGACGCCCAGTTCGACGAGGTCAGCGCGCTCTGCGTGGAGCACGGCGCGTTCGAGACCCGGATCGCCGCCGACGACACCGAGCGGGCGCTGATCTGGCGGGGCCGCAAGTCGGCGTTCGCCGCTGTCGGCCGGATCAGCCCCGACTACATCGTGCAGGACGGGGTGATCCCGCGGACCGCGCTGCCCGAGGTGCTGCGCCGGATCGGCGAGGTCGCCGCCGAGCACGGCGTCCGGGTGGCCAACGTGTTCCACGCCGGCGACGGCAACCTGCATCCCCTGGTGCTCTTCGACGACGCCGTGCCCGGCCAGGCCGAGCGCGCCGAGACGGTGTCCGGGGCGATCCTCGAGCTGTGCATCGAGCACGGCGGTTCGATCACCGGCGAGCACGGCGTCGGCGTCGACAAGGCGACCTTCATGCCGCGGATGTTCAGCGACGCCGACCTGGACACCATGCAGCTGCTCCGGTGCGCCTTCGACCCCGACGGGATCGCCAACCCGGGCAAGGTGTTCCCCACCCCCCGGCTGTGCGGGGAGCGCCCCGGCCGCCGGCAGGGCACCCATCCGCGGCACACCCCCGACGTCGCGGAGATCTTCTGA
- a CDS encoding helix-turn-helix domain-containing protein, protein MAAAGGVFSIAGKLDRLFRTTGGAEPSHMAVAEAIRDGQGVPISHTYIWQLRTGRRDNPTVQHLTALATYFGVPVAYFLDDELAERVDAQLELLRSLRAAGVTEIALRAADVSPRGRATISEAIRQVWESEHPPAG, encoded by the coding sequence GTGGCCGCTGCAGGGGGGGTCTTCTCGATCGCGGGGAAGCTGGACCGGCTCTTCCGCACCACGGGCGGTGCGGAGCCCAGCCACATGGCCGTCGCCGAGGCGATCCGGGACGGACAGGGTGTCCCGATCTCGCACACCTACATCTGGCAGCTGCGCACCGGCCGCCGCGACAACCCGACGGTGCAGCACCTGACCGCCCTGGCCACCTATTTCGGCGTCCCGGTCGCCTACTTCCTCGACGACGAGCTGGCCGAGCGGGTCGACGCCCAGCTGGAGCTGCTGCGCAGCCTGCGCGCCGCCGGGGTCACCGAGATCGCGTTGCGGGCCGCCGACGTGTCGCCGCGGGGCCGGGCCACGATCAGCGAGGCGATCCGGCAGGTCTGGGAGTCCGAGCACCCGCCGGCCGGCTGA
- a CDS encoding MAB_1171c family putative transporter, protein MTAGSALAAVLWLGVLARLPAIRQNRRQRLLWGSLLAGALAVTAALPALDAGRDVPVPAHLFGVLSAYLLLRLISLVTGSGRASRQRALTAAVLVFLGLAGWHGMPASPDRLTAGVTPLQTAYWVVFEGYLTLVLLLAGWACATVRRAAPAGALRDGLLAMGAGSLLLAGYSVGTLVLVLGRGCGVRVDFGTWEVYPDALRAAGVVLFVAGGTAPPMARLRATFDAYRSLAVLRPLWNAIRQAFPQVVLMPPARSALTFPGSAGARLRVYRRVIEIRDGMLALREHLPAGPAAPPGEDPAVTEARALIEALRRRALGEPPAEPDGSWAAVGPEMADEVAWLSRVSTAYRELSRPAGARTPRPAGSPR, encoded by the coding sequence GTGACAGCGGGCAGCGCACTCGCCGCCGTTCTCTGGCTGGGGGTGCTGGCCCGGTTGCCGGCGATCCGGCAGAACCGGCGGCAGCGGCTGCTCTGGGGCAGCCTGCTGGCCGGCGCGCTGGCGGTCACCGCGGCGCTGCCGGCGCTGGACGCCGGGCGGGACGTGCCGGTGCCGGCGCATCTGTTCGGGGTGCTCTCCGCGTACCTGCTGCTGCGACTGATCTCGCTGGTCACCGGGTCGGGGCGGGCGTCCCGGCAGCGGGCGCTGACCGCGGCGGTGCTGGTCTTCCTGGGGCTCGCCGGGTGGCATGGGATGCCGGCCAGCCCGGACCGGCTCACCGCCGGGGTGACCCCGCTGCAGACGGCGTACTGGGTGGTGTTCGAGGGCTATCTGACGCTGGTGCTGCTGCTGGCCGGCTGGGCGTGCGCGACGGTCCGGCGGGCCGCGCCGGCCGGGGCACTGCGCGACGGGCTGCTCGCGATGGGCGCCGGCAGCCTGCTGCTGGCCGGGTACTCCGTCGGCACCCTGGTGCTGGTGCTGGGCCGGGGCTGCGGGGTGCGGGTGGACTTCGGGACCTGGGAGGTGTACCCGGACGCGCTGCGCGCCGCCGGGGTGGTGCTGTTCGTGGCCGGTGGCACCGCTCCACCGATGGCACGGCTGCGGGCGACGTTCGACGCGTACCGGTCACTGGCGGTCCTGCGGCCGTTGTGGAACGCGATCCGGCAGGCGTTCCCCCAGGTGGTGCTGATGCCCCCGGCCCGGTCGGCGCTGACCTTCCCGGGCTCGGCAGGTGCCCGGCTGCGGGTGTACCGCCGGGTGATCGAGATCCGGGACGGCATGCTGGCGCTGCGCGAGCACCTGCCGGCCGGCCCGGCCGCGCCACCCGGGGAGGACCCGGCGGTGACCGAGGCCCGGGCGTTGATCGAGGCGCTGCGCCGGCGGGCGCTCGGCGAACCACCGGCCGAGCCGGACGGTTCCTGGGCGGCGGTCGGCCCCGAGATGGCCGACGAGGTGGCCTGGCTGTCCCGGGTGAGCACGGCGTACCGCGAACTCAGCCGGCCGGCGGGTGCTCGGACTCCCAGACCTGCCGGATCGCCTCGCTGA
- the ppdK gene encoding pyruvate, phosphate dikinase — protein sequence MKFVYDFHEGNKDLKDLLGGKGANLAEMTNLGLPVPPGFTITTEACQEFLRHGTHVPGLAAEIDEHLAALERKMGRRLGDPDDPLLVSVRSGAKFSMPGMMETVLNVGLNDASVAGLSRQAGGNDRFAWDSYRRLIQMFGKTVCDVPGDEFEDALHEAKAAKGVKDDVQLDADDLKALVTAYKKVFVKHTGHDFPQDPREQMDLAVAAVFRSWNADRAVLYRRQERIPADLGTAVNVVAMVFGNLGTDSGTGVAFTRDPASGEQGVYGDYLANAQGEDVVAGIRNTLALAELEKLDKRSYDELMRIMATLEGHYRDLCDIEFTIERGKLWMLQTRVGKRTAAAAFTIAAQLVDEGVIDLDEALTRVTGSQLGQLMFPRFDLSGDPAPLTRGIGASPGAAYGEVVFTSKRATEVAASGKAAILVRRETNPDDLPGMIAANGILTSRGGKTSHAAVVARGMGKTCVCGADEMEVGPDYFTVGAQRVDEGDVISIDGTTGRVYLGEVPVRPSEVVQYFEGDLDPAQANDPLVAAVHRIITHADEKRRLSVRTNADTGADAARARRFGAQGIGLCRTEHMFLGDRRELVERLILARTDAEREDALAALQPLQRADFLEIFREMNGLPVTVRLIDPPLHEFLPSLEELAVKVAVAHEHGQRVEHDEQMLAAVRRMHEQNPMLGLRGVRLGLVIPGLFAMQVRAIAEAAVALAAEGGNPRPEIMVPLVGAVQELETVRAEAEKIIADVIGDSGVEVLIGTMIEVPRAALTAGQIAEAAEFFSFGTNDLTQMGWGFSRDDVEGAFFWRYLELGIFGISPFESIDTEGVGRLVRIAAEEGRATRPGLKLGVCGEHGGDPDSVHFFHEVGLDYVSCSPFRVPIARLEAGRAAVESEGSDHR from the coding sequence ATGAAGTTCGTCTACGACTTCCATGAGGGCAACAAGGACCTCAAAGACCTGCTGGGTGGCAAGGGCGCCAATCTCGCGGAGATGACGAACCTCGGCCTGCCGGTGCCGCCCGGTTTCACCATCACCACCGAGGCCTGCCAGGAGTTCCTGCGCCACGGTACGCACGTGCCCGGGCTGGCCGCCGAGATCGACGAGCACCTGGCCGCGCTGGAGCGGAAGATGGGGCGGCGGCTCGGTGACCCGGACGACCCGCTGCTGGTGTCGGTGCGCTCCGGCGCCAAGTTCTCGATGCCCGGCATGATGGAGACCGTTCTCAACGTCGGGCTCAACGACGCGTCGGTGGCCGGGCTCTCCCGGCAGGCCGGCGGGAACGACCGGTTCGCCTGGGACTCCTACCGGCGGCTGATCCAGATGTTCGGCAAGACCGTGTGCGACGTGCCGGGCGACGAGTTCGAGGACGCGCTGCACGAGGCGAAGGCGGCCAAGGGTGTCAAGGACGACGTCCAGCTGGACGCTGACGATCTGAAGGCGCTGGTCACGGCGTACAAAAAGGTCTTTGTGAAACACACCGGGCATGACTTCCCGCAGGATCCGCGCGAGCAGATGGATCTGGCCGTGGCGGCCGTCTTCCGGTCGTGGAACGCGGACCGCGCGGTGTTGTACCGGCGGCAGGAGCGGATCCCGGCCGACCTGGGCACCGCTGTCAACGTGGTCGCCATGGTCTTCGGCAACCTCGGCACCGACTCCGGCACCGGCGTGGCGTTCACCCGCGACCCGGCCAGCGGCGAGCAGGGCGTCTACGGCGACTACCTGGCCAACGCGCAGGGCGAGGACGTGGTGGCCGGCATCCGCAACACGCTCGCGCTGGCCGAGCTGGAGAAACTGGACAAGCGCAGCTACGACGAGCTGATGCGGATCATGGCCACCCTGGAGGGCCACTACCGCGACCTGTGCGACATCGAGTTCACCATCGAGCGCGGCAAGCTGTGGATGCTGCAGACCCGGGTCGGCAAGCGGACCGCGGCGGCCGCCTTCACCATCGCCGCGCAGCTGGTCGACGAGGGCGTCATCGACCTGGACGAGGCGCTCACCCGGGTCACCGGCAGCCAGCTCGGCCAGCTGATGTTCCCGCGCTTCGACCTCAGCGGCGATCCCGCGCCGCTGACCCGCGGCATCGGCGCGTCCCCCGGCGCGGCCTACGGCGAGGTGGTCTTCACCTCGAAGCGGGCCACCGAGGTCGCCGCCTCGGGCAAGGCGGCGATCCTGGTCCGGCGGGAGACCAACCCGGACGACCTGCCCGGCATGATCGCGGCCAACGGGATCCTGACCAGCCGCGGCGGCAAGACGTCACACGCCGCGGTGGTGGCGCGCGGCATGGGCAAGACGTGTGTCTGCGGCGCCGACGAGATGGAGGTCGGGCCGGACTACTTCACGGTCGGCGCACAGCGGGTCGACGAGGGCGACGTCATCTCGATCGACGGCACCACCGGCCGGGTCTACCTCGGCGAGGTGCCGGTGCGGCCCAGCGAGGTGGTGCAGTACTTCGAGGGCGACCTGGACCCGGCACAGGCCAACGACCCGCTGGTGGCGGCGGTGCACCGGATCATCACGCACGCCGACGAGAAACGCCGGCTCAGCGTGCGGACCAACGCGGACACCGGCGCCGACGCGGCCCGGGCCCGCCGGTTCGGTGCCCAGGGGATCGGGCTCTGCCGTACCGAGCACATGTTCCTCGGCGACCGCCGCGAGCTGGTCGAACGGCTGATCCTGGCGCGCACCGACGCGGAACGGGAGGACGCGCTGGCCGCCCTGCAGCCGTTGCAGCGGGCCGACTTCCTGGAGATCTTCCGGGAGATGAACGGGCTGCCGGTCACCGTCCGGCTGATCGACCCGCCGCTGCACGAGTTCCTGCCGTCCCTGGAGGAGCTCGCGGTCAAGGTCGCCGTCGCGCACGAGCACGGCCAGCGGGTCGAGCACGACGAGCAGATGCTCGCCGCGGTCCGCCGGATGCACGAGCAGAACCCGATGCTGGGCCTGCGCGGAGTCCGGCTCGGCCTGGTCATTCCCGGACTCTTCGCCATGCAGGTCCGGGCCATCGCGGAGGCCGCCGTGGCGCTCGCCGCGGAGGGCGGCAACCCGCGGCCGGAGATCATGGTGCCGCTGGTCGGCGCGGTGCAGGAGCTGGAGACGGTCCGCGCCGAGGCCGAGAAGATCATCGCCGACGTGATCGGGGACTCCGGCGTCGAGGTGCTGATCGGCACGATGATCGAGGTACCGCGGGCGGCGCTGACCGCCGGGCAGATCGCCGAGGCGGCCGAGTTCTTCTCCTTCGGCACCAACGACCTGACCCAGATGGGCTGGGGCTTCTCCCGCGACGACGTGGAGGGCGCGTTCTTCTGGCGCTACCTGGAGCTCGGCATCTTCGGGATCAGCCCGTTCGAGTCGATCGACACCGAGGGCGTCGGCCGACTCGTCCGGATCGCCGCCGAGGAGGGCCGGGCCACCCGGCCGGGACTCAAGCTCGGGGTGTGCGGCGAGCACGGCGGTGACCCGGACTCGGTGCACTTCTTCCACGAGGTGGGGCTGGACTACGTGTCCTGCTCGCCGTTCCGGGTACCGATCGCGCGGCTGGAGGCCGGGCGGGCGGCGGTCGAGTCGGAGGGTTCCGACCACCGCTGA
- a CDS encoding class I SAM-dependent methyltransferase: MAHDETIHDEATFDEATQHEVTQHEATFDEATEQRMAAIAANWDERTPIHLNSRFYDVAHRAPESWFADYEWDDLGDLTDADVLHLQCHLGTETAAFARRGARSVVGLDLSEAAIREARRLAAASDVDVEYVRANVYDAREALDGRTFDVVYTGKGALCYLPDLDRWARTVAALLKPGGRVYVVEFHPVLRSLGLVPRGEDDRALVLRNDYLEGRGAIELDATYTYTDGPPLTAATTSYEWEHGLGEIVSALVGAGIGVRKMRESDRIPWPRWPHMVPAGDGFWRLPDDQPRLPLFFALLGAKAR; the protein is encoded by the coding sequence ATGGCCCACGACGAGACGATCCACGACGAGGCGACCTTCGACGAGGCCACCCAGCACGAGGTGACCCAGCACGAGGCGACCTTCGACGAGGCGACCGAGCAACGCATGGCGGCCATCGCCGCGAACTGGGACGAGCGCACCCCCATCCACCTGAACAGCCGGTTCTACGACGTGGCGCACCGCGCCCCGGAGAGCTGGTTCGCCGACTACGAGTGGGACGACCTCGGCGACCTGACCGATGCCGACGTGCTGCACCTGCAGTGTCACCTGGGCACCGAGACCGCCGCGTTCGCCAGGCGCGGGGCCCGCTCGGTGGTCGGGCTGGACCTCTCCGAGGCGGCGATCCGGGAGGCCCGCCGGCTGGCCGCCGCGTCCGATGTCGACGTCGAGTACGTGCGGGCCAACGTGTACGACGCCCGGGAGGCGCTGGACGGGCGCACGTTCGACGTGGTCTACACCGGCAAGGGCGCGCTCTGCTACCTGCCCGACCTGGACCGCTGGGCGAGGACGGTGGCCGCGCTGCTCAAGCCGGGCGGCCGGGTGTACGTCGTGGAGTTCCACCCGGTGCTGCGCTCGCTCGGCCTGGTCCCGCGCGGCGAGGACGACCGGGCGCTGGTGCTGCGCAACGACTATCTGGAGGGACGGGGCGCCATCGAGCTGGACGCCACGTACACCTACACCGACGGGCCGCCGCTGACCGCCGCGACGACCAGTTACGAGTGGGAGCACGGGCTCGGGGAGATCGTTTCGGCGCTGGTGGGTGCCGGGATCGGCGTACGCAAGATGCGCGAAAGCGATCGGATCCCCTGGCCGCGCTGGCCGCACATGGTCCCGGCCGGCGACGGTTTCTGGCGGCTGCCGGACGACCAGCCACGCCTGCCCCTCTTCTTCGCCCTGCTGGGCGCGAAGGCCCGATAA
- a CDS encoding VOC family protein produces the protein MASRLNPYLSFDGNAREAMEAYQRIFGGELRVSTFGEFGAPDESIKDKVMHAMLETPQGYTLMASDTPPGMPFNPGTTSTVSISGDAGDNLRQFWDKLAEGATINVPFEKQMWGDEFGQLTDRFGVPWMINVVAS, from the coding sequence ATGGCGTCACGCCTCAACCCGTACCTGTCCTTCGACGGCAACGCCCGCGAGGCCATGGAGGCCTACCAGCGGATCTTCGGCGGTGAGCTGCGGGTCAGCACGTTCGGCGAGTTCGGCGCCCCCGACGAGTCGATCAAGGACAAGGTGATGCACGCGATGCTGGAGACGCCGCAGGGCTACACCCTGATGGCCTCCGACACCCCGCCCGGCATGCCGTTCAACCCCGGCACCACCAGCACGGTCAGCATCTCCGGCGATGCCGGCGACAACCTGCGCCAGTTCTGGGACAAACTCGCCGAGGGCGCCACCATCAACGTCCCCTTCGAGAAACAGATGTGGGGCGACGAGTTCGGCCAGCTGACCGACCGCTTCGGCGTCCCCTGGATGATCAACGTGGTCGCCTCCTGA
- the recQ gene encoding DNA helicase RecQ — protein MTSAPPVPVSSATDALNRIFGYPEFRGQQREIVEHVIDGGDALVLMPTGGGKSLCYQIPALVRPGTGVVISPLIALMQDQVDALRTLGVRANFLNSTQDLDERRLVEAEFVAGELDLLYVAPEGLGTPGVQRLLDRGKISLFAIDEAHCVSQWGHDFRPDYLALSMLHERWPDVPRIALTATATTATRDEIASRLRLTEARHFTASFDRPNIQYRIVPKNEPKRQLLDLLRTEHPGDAGIVYCLSRASVDKHAEFLTQNGIPALPYHAGLDPRTRARNQARFLREEGLVMVATIAFGMGIDKPDVRFVAHLDLPKSVEGYYQETGRAGRDGLPSTAWLAYGLQDVVQQRKMIDSSEGDLAFRRNAARHLEAMLALCETVSCRRGQLLAYFDQEAPAASCGNCDTCLTPPESWDGTVAAQKLLSTVFRLKKERNQKFGAGQAIDILLGKRTDKVVQFRHDQLSVFGIGTELRDTEWRGVVRQLLAGGYLAVEGEYSTLVLTERSTTILRGEATVMMRREIPAQRLRAGSRGSSSSSSSRAAAVAPADFPAEAEPLFERLRAWRAATAKEQSVPPYVIFHDKTLRAIAVLSPTTLDQLGTVSGVGQSKLTKFGDDVLSVIRGDDPAEAGASAADAASDSPGSLSYARDDDQPADDLFPPPEEPYDYYDGPEE, from the coding sequence GTGACTTCGGCTCCCCCCGTTCCCGTGTCCAGTGCCACCGACGCGCTCAACCGCATCTTCGGTTACCCCGAGTTCCGCGGGCAGCAGCGCGAGATCGTCGAGCACGTGATCGACGGTGGCGACGCCCTCGTCCTGATGCCCACCGGCGGCGGCAAGTCGCTGTGCTACCAGATTCCGGCGCTGGTCCGGCCGGGCACCGGCGTGGTGATCTCGCCGCTGATCGCCCTGATGCAGGACCAGGTCGACGCGCTGCGCACCCTCGGCGTCCGGGCGAACTTCCTGAATTCGACCCAGGACCTCGACGAGCGCCGCCTGGTCGAGGCCGAGTTCGTCGCCGGTGAGCTCGACCTGCTCTACGTGGCGCCCGAGGGCCTCGGCACGCCGGGCGTGCAGCGGCTGCTCGACCGGGGCAAGATCTCGCTGTTCGCCATCGACGAGGCGCACTGCGTGTCGCAGTGGGGTCACGACTTCCGGCCCGACTATCTGGCCCTGTCGATGCTGCACGAGCGCTGGCCGGACGTGCCGCGGATCGCGCTGACCGCCACCGCGACCACCGCCACCCGCGACGAGATCGCGTCCCGGCTGCGACTCACCGAGGCGCGGCACTTCACCGCCAGCTTCGACCGGCCCAACATCCAGTATCGGATCGTTCCGAAAAACGAGCCGAAACGGCAGCTGCTCGACCTGCTGCGCACCGAGCACCCGGGCGACGCCGGGATCGTCTACTGCCTGTCCCGGGCGTCGGTGGACAAACACGCCGAGTTCCTCACCCAGAACGGGATTCCCGCGCTGCCCTATCACGCCGGCCTCGACCCGCGGACCCGGGCGCGCAACCAGGCCCGTTTCCTGCGCGAGGAGGGCCTGGTGATGGTCGCGACGATCGCCTTCGGGATGGGCATCGACAAGCCGGACGTGCGGTTCGTGGCCCACCTGGACCTGCCGAAATCCGTGGAGGGCTACTACCAGGAGACCGGGCGGGCCGGCCGCGACGGGCTCCCGTCGACGGCCTGGCTGGCGTACGGGCTGCAGGACGTGGTGCAGCAGCGCAAGATGATCGACAGCTCGGAGGGTGATCTCGCGTTCCGCCGCAACGCGGCCCGGCATCTGGAGGCGATGCTCGCCCTGTGCGAGACGGTTTCCTGTCGCCGGGGGCAGCTGCTGGCGTATTTCGATCAGGAGGCGCCGGCCGCGTCGTGCGGCAACTGCGACACCTGTCTGACCCCGCCGGAGTCCTGGGACGGCACGGTCGCCGCGCAGAAACTGCTGTCCACCGTCTTCCGGCTGAAGAAGGAGCGGAACCAGAAGTTCGGCGCCGGCCAGGCCATCGACATCCTGCTGGGCAAGCGCACCGACAAGGTCGTCCAGTTCCGCCACGACCAGCTCTCGGTCTTCGGCATCGGCACCGAGCTGCGCGACACCGAGTGGCGCGGCGTGGTCCGCCAGTTGCTGGCCGGCGGTTACCTGGCCGTCGAGGGCGAGTACAGCACCCTGGTTCTCACCGAGCGCAGCACCACCATCCTGCGCGGCGAGGCCACCGTCATGATGCGCCGCGAGATCCCGGCCCAGCGCCTGCGCGCCGGCTCCCGCGGTTCGTCCTCGTCCTCGTCGTCCCGGGCCGCCGCGGTGGCCCCGGCCGACTTCCCCGCCGAGGCCGAGCCCCTCTTCGAACGCCTGCGTGCCTGGCGCGCCGCCACCGCCAAGGAGCAGAGCGTCCCGCCCTACGTCATCTTCCACGACAAGACCCTGCGAGCCATCGCCGTCCTGTCCCCCACCACCCTCGACCAGCTGGGCACCGTCAGCGGCGTCGGCCAGAGCAAACTGACCAAGTTCGGCGACGACGTCCTGTCGGTGATCCGCGGCGACGACCCGGCCGAGGCCGGCGCCTCGGCCGCCGACGCCGCGAGTGACTCCCCCGGCTCGCTCTCCTACGCCCGCGACGACGACCAGCCGGCCGACGACCTGTTCCCGCCGCCCGAGGAGCCTTACGACTACTACGACGGCCCGGAGGAGTAG